The following nucleotide sequence is from Pseudomonas sp. S09G 359.
GCACGTCGTCCAACTCGATCTGCCCGGACTCGAGCTTGGAAATGTCGAGAATCTCGTTGATCAGCGTGAGCAGTTCGTTACCGGCGCTGTGGATGGTTTGCACGTAGTCGCGCTGTTTCACCGAGAGCGGCGTGCCCAGCAGCAACTCGGTCATGCCCAGCACGCCGTTCATCGGGGTGCGGATCTCGTGGCTGATCTTGGCCAGGAACTCGGCCTTGGCAGCGATCTCTGCATTGCTGGCCGCCAGGTCGCGGCTGAGGCTGAACCGGGCCTCGACAATCGCCCGCTGGCGTTCGCCCAGGGCCAGGCTCATCAACAGGCCACTGAGGCAGATAAAGGCCAACAGGGTGATGATCAAGCCTTGCGGCGAGACCATGGTCAGGCCCAGCAGGGCAGGCAGGATGATCAGCGTGCCGATGTTGAATACCACCATCGCCGCCACGAACAGGCGCGCCGGCCGGTAGCCTTTTTGCCAGTGACAGGCCGAGACAAACAGCATGCTCAGGCCGGCCAGGGCCACCAGCGCATAGGTGATGATGTTCAGCGGCAGGGTGTTGACGAACAACAGCAACAGGCCACACAGCACGATGAACAGGATATCGGCCATCAACAGCTTGTTCAGCGGGTGCGGGCCCAGGGGCATGAAAAAGCGGTAAGCGAACATCAGCCCGCAGGGCGCGGTCAGCAGCAGCGCGAGGTAGGCGCCGGGTGTCTGGATCGCATGCCAGTTCGGCAACCATGGGCCCGCCAGGTTGAGCAGCAGCAGCAGGCTGAGCATCAACAGTATTTCGCAGGCCGCCAGCCACAGGCTGCTGCGCGAGCGATGGTAGGCGAAGCGCGTGATGTTGTGCAGGATCAGCATCAGCAGGCAGCCGAACAGCAGGCCATAGATCAGCGTCTGGGTCTGGTCGGCGGCGGCGAGCACGGCCGGTTCCAGGGTGATGTACGGCCGCAACTCGTGTTCGGAGACCAGGCGCAGGTACACCTCGAGGGGCTTCTGGCTCTGGGGCATCGGCAGCATGAAATCGCTGCTGGGCAGCGGGCGCTCCGCCTGGGGTTGGCGGGTGCCGGTACTTTGTTGTTCGACCAGGGTGTCGCCGTCCAGCACGTAAAGGCTCAGGTGCGACAGGTCCGGCGCGAATACCCGCAGCACTTGCTCGTGCTTGCCGGGTTGCAGCTTGAAACGTACCCACAACGCACCGGCCGGTTCCGCGGCGGTAATGCGGTCCAGTTCGATGGGGCTGAATTGATTGGTGTAGCGCGAGGAGCGGATGTCGCTCAGTTGCAGGTCGGCCTGCTCATCGAGCAATACCGCCCAGCCACTGCCTTGCGCGGCGGCCTGGGCCGGGAACAGGCAGAGCAATGTCAGCAGACTGACAGTTAAACCTATGGCGATCCTGAGCCAGCGCACGGCGAAATCCCTTCGTAGGTTGATGCACGGGTTAACTATGCGCGGGGTGGCCTGCATACGGCAAGGGCCAGAGGCCCCTGCCTAACCGAACGGATAGCTCCTGCTGTACGGCTTACTGGTTCTCGCCGCGCTCACGGGCAATGGCGCGATAGCCGATGTCTGTGCGGTAGAAGCAGCCTTTCCAATCGATCTTCGCGGCCAGCTTGTATGCCTGTTGCTGCGCGGCGTCGACACTGGCACCCATTGCGGTGGCGCACAACACACGGCCACCTGCGGTTACAACTTTGCCATCCTTGAGCGCCGTGCCCGCATGGAACACCTTGCCTTCCAGCGTAGCAGCCGCATCCAGGCCTTCAATCACATCGCCCTTGGCGTAGTCGGCAGGGTAACCACCGGCCGCCAGCACAATGCCGACGCTCGGACGTGGGTCCCACTGTGCTTCCACCTTGTCCAGGGCTTGGGCCAGGGCGGCTTCCACCAGCAGCACCAGGCTCGACTGCAGGCGCAGCATCACCGGTTGGGTTTCCGGGTCGCCGAAGCGGCAGTTGAACTCGATGACTTTCGGGTTACCGGCTTTGTCGATCATCAGGCCGGCGTAGAGGAAACCGGTGTACACATTGCCTTCGTCAGCCATACCACGCACGGTCGGCCAGATCACCAGGTCCATCACGCGCTTGTGGACTTCAGCCGTCACCACTGGGGCAGGGGAATAAGCACCCATGCCGCCGGTGTTCGGGCCGCTATCGCCGTCGCCGACGCGTTTGTGATCCTGGCTGGTGGCCATCGGCAGTACGTTCTTACCGTCGACCATCACGATAAAGCTG
It contains:
- the purD gene encoding phosphoribosylamine--glycine ligase, coding for MNVLIIGSGGREHALAWKVAQDPRVQKVFVAPGNAGTAIEAKCENVAIDVLALEQLADFAEKNVSLTIVGPEVPLVAGVVDLFRSRGLDCFGPTAGAAQLEGSKAFTKDFLARHKIPTADYQNFTEIEPALAYLREVGAPIVIKADGLAAGKGVIVAMTLQEAEDAVRDMLAGNAFGEAGSRVVIEEFLDGEEASFIVMVDGKNVLPMATSQDHKRVGDGDSGPNTGGMGAYSPAPVVTAEVHKRVMDLVIWPTVRGMADEGNVYTGFLYAGLMIDKAGNPKVIEFNCRFGDPETQPVMLRLQSSLVLLVEAALAQALDKVEAQWDPRPSVGIVLAAGGYPADYAKGDVIEGLDAAATLEGKVFHAGTALKDGKVVTAGGRVLCATAMGASVDAAQQQAYKLAAKIDWKGCFYRTDIGYRAIARERGENQ
- a CDS encoding hybrid sensor histidine kinase/response regulator, with product MRWLRIAIGLTVSLLTLLCLFPAQAAAQGSGWAVLLDEQADLQLSDIRSSRYTNQFSPIELDRITAAEPAGALWVRFKLQPGKHEQVLRVFAPDLSHLSLYVLDGDTLVEQQSTGTRQPQAERPLPSSDFMLPMPQSQKPLEVYLRLVSEHELRPYITLEPAVLAAADQTQTLIYGLLFGCLLMLILHNITRFAYHRSRSSLWLAACEILLMLSLLLLLNLAGPWLPNWHAIQTPGAYLALLLTAPCGLMFAYRFFMPLGPHPLNKLLMADILFIVLCGLLLLFVNTLPLNIITYALVALAGLSMLFVSACHWQKGYRPARLFVAAMVVFNIGTLIILPALLGLTMVSPQGLIITLLAFICLSGLLMSLALGERQRAIVEARFSLSRDLAASNAEIAAKAEFLAKISHEIRTPMNGVLGMTELLLGTPLSVKQRDYVQTIHSAGNELLTLINEILDISKLESGQIELDDVQFDLNALIEDCLSIFRAKAEQQNVELISFIQPQVPRVISGDPTRLRQALLSLLENALQKTDEGEVLIVVALDDRSTKPRLRIAVQDSGLPMEAAERDALLHSELHSKNFLSATRLSGHLGLVIARQLILLMNGEFGIKSSAHQGSTLWLTLPLDPERLEHPTSDLDGPLKDARVLVVDDNDTCRKVLVQQCTAWGLNVSAVPSGKEALALLRTKAHLRDYFDVVLLDQNMPGMTGMQLAAKIKEDPSLNHDILLIMLTGISNAPSKIIARNCGIKRILAKPVAGYTLKTTLADELTQRSKGNVQPRAPLNAPAAVTVPSDFRILVAEDNSISTKVIRGMLGKLNLNPDTASNGEEALEAMKAQRYDLVLMDCEMPILDGFSATQQLRAWEVSHQRIRTPVVALTAHILSEHKERARQAGMDGHMAKPVELSQLRELVEFWVAQRQQRPEHAPS